Within the Zea mays cultivar B73 chromosome 10, Zm-B73-REFERENCE-NAM-5.0, whole genome shotgun sequence genome, the region gtacccaaaaccctgcacactccaccactccgtgacaaGCACCCTAGTACTtagagctataagtcctgtgggtccggcaacttggggtccggaactagagtAGAGACGCTTGTCTCCTAAGGTGGTCCGgaaccatgtagccgctcagcctggtcccgtaccgtgggcctgcatgttccaccactctgtgataggcatcctagtatctagaaccaccatccaggggtccggacacacaaccTGCTTCCCCTAGCCAAAACACTGCaaatcccgagcatgtatcaaaggatgaaaAATGCCAGATGACGGGGTCTACGGGTGTATCACTAACGTTCTTTAGCTAaagctgtgtacagatccaggTCTCGGTGAGGCTGCCTCCCGAAGGCCGTTGACAACTCTTTTATACGCGCTGGTGTCCAGCCTCGACACATCGAGCCTGCACCCCAgacggggggccaggtaccaagggaAGTTAACAACATGATTGGGCAAcacacagataagtgttaaatacTGCTTAATAGATAATATCTATTACTTTACAAAAATAGGGGAAGGCCTGGGGGTCGGTTCTAAGGAACGGatgcccgttccatagggtggtccggaaCCTGTGTGGtcggttagcctggttccgtacccaaaaccctgcacactccaccactccatgatgggtgtcctagtatttaaaactatagtCATGTGCGTCCAACGAACTGGAGGTCCGGTTTTGAAGAACaagcacttgtctcctgggggggtCCAGaagccatgtagccgctcagcctggtcccgtgccgtgagcctgcatactccaccgccctgcggtaggtgtcttagtacttgaagccaccatctagggggttcggacgcacaacttggtttgccaggctaaaatcctgcatacatatgttattacattttgctctcaagcaaatgttattacattcccttacaaacgGGACCCACTCCATCTCTGCAAGAATGGACTACGCTGCACCAACAAGAGTCGCACTGGAAGCTGGCTCCGGgctgcctcaccagcggcggcgaccacctctgcatcaACGGATCGCCGGCGACAGCTACCACCTCTGcatcagcagcgacaacgacctccgctccgggcagtATGCCAGCAGCAGTGACCACCTCAGGGTGAGCGCCGCTGTgaaaggtcctcgcccccgtcctcctacagggggcgacaacgaggccattaaagccaaagagtcagGGACTCAGCGGCAGGTGGCCCTGATGGTCCCGGCAgttgaggcaaccacctctgcaagaagcagcctcaccagcggcagccaccacctcagcaccgacgaccacGGCCACCTCAGCAcaagaggtcctcgctcccgtcctcccacggagtgaggacaagaccatccaagaacgtcgCCGCCACTTCCGCAGAGTACGACGTCTTGGACGGTCCCCCCGTACGGTCGGCGGCGcgggagaagccgtggatgtggcggacccgcacacggcgcgaccgtcgcccgtgtggtggacggacagccacgccccgaccaaacggcaggaggcagcgtcggaggcggcGGCAGGGCCACCCAGGccaagagccaggcacgcggcagctatcAGCGCCTGCACCTGGTCGGCCCCGCGTAGCCGAGGTTCGCCTCCTTTGCGTGGCTGGTGAACCCCTCtcctcccccgaatgctggaggaagaagcgggccgcTGGCCCACGCGGGAGGTAGAACCCTGGCTCGACGCGCcttccgccccagcgaggatgatgaacatccttgaagctgagggcaggagggaagccgcagcccggcttgcttctccccaccacgaggctggtagtcatccttctgggtgaccaccggcgggggactgcaaccgggctgcatgatgaaaatccttgaagccaaatggTGGTGGAAGGATGCCAACTCACATGGGAttgcacccctccaacagcagcggaaagaagacaagatcggcgaCACCACCACGAGTGCACGCTCTCCGACGGTGAAGTCGCTGGAAGAGATGACCTTGACGCagatccctccagagaacaccggcgcaccccatctggaggcccagaaggcgaaagggcgcggtggtcgcaagaggagcgaggcatgacTACTGCCTgggagatcgacccctttttaaaggcagatctccccgCTCGCGCCCCTGAAGCGTCATGGGGGAAGTCTCCCCCGGCGTGCACCAAGGATCTCACCTTATGAcatgggggccaggccccacatgtcatgcaaactAACCCTAAGAGGGAGCGTGCGACTGCCCTGTAGTTACGCGCCCCTTCATTTTCGGGGCAACTAGCGGTCAGGAAGGCGGACCACCGTGCAAGGGCCATGCAACCGCCCCACGATTAAGCGTCCTTTTCATCTTCGCCGTATCCAGCGGTCAAAGAGGCAAACCACCGCGCAAGAAGCGTACAACCGTCCCACGGCTGTGCGCTCCCTCGGCTCCGCCACAACTGGCGGTCCAACttaggggcccaggcccacacgtcatgtaaccggcgcgccggttaccagGTGCAATGAAGCCGCACCGCCGCCTGCGCCAATGCCTTGTCTTCTCGGGACTGTCACGAATTCTGAAAAGGTaaatttttcagaaccagtgcagcgactcgaggcagccccgtgCATGGCCAAGCAATGCCGTTAAGTACGACGGTCACGGGTCAGCCAGCCGTAAGAATAGGCACGACAGTTGGCGTGGTCATAAgcgggccgacagtaattgcagcaacaggcgtacagaagcagcggtccaaccaccagacagactctggtcccacctgcaggctcgcatcctcccctgaggcgggactgggggccactgtcggtaccctaaaacaggggtaccctctcctacagcataaaggcatcgcacccatgcgacgtctcctGGCCACGTGGAGGACCGCGTCTAACTACACCGGATGGGcgggccaaagggcgccacgtggcgaGGAAAGGCGTCATGCCTCAGTGAGACCGGACCCCCACAGAGGGTCACCGGGCCCCTGTATACATACAGGTCCGGAGCCCCGGGGTAGGTCCGAACCCCGGCAGGGTTCCGGAACGAGAAGGACCTTGGGGtatgcaggggtccggtgctgacacgtgtgcaGGCCTTGCTCTCTGCTCCCCGCGCAGGCGAAggcccgctgcttgtggcccatgacataagccatcgggccgagcctgacgtaaagctgtgtagcccctgcatttattgaggagaggacgcgccgcctgccactgcgctgatgggggacgtgccctctcagcatttaatgtgtcccgtcccatccgctggcaggcggcgtctgggtcatccagcaggcggcgcgcctgctgggtctgctggcgaACAGTGCGCCTGTGACAAGCAGCGCACTGtgttatcccttctacaagaagcttgccctgcacgccgaagatacacagatctcggaCGACAGGACACAAGGGGATTGCCCTGGCAGCAAATATGTTTAGTtccaagtgttatattctctatgtccctgggcccacatgtcggggctcagtgcctttgtgcatgccccccttcagctataaaaggggaggcatgcggcgtTACGAGGCCAACTCTGGGCAGTCACtctcaagttcatacaagctcccaagcaatacatcacacagtggagtagggtattacgctccggcggcccgaaccactctaaaccctcgtgtgctctcatgtgttgatccaccagtctcgtagcaagcaaaacgcttaggcccctcctctctttaggatttagggcaggtgcaatccgccacccggccggggagATTTCCTGCCCGACAATAGGATATGTAGataaaatgtaatttcacacgaaGTTGTCTTGTCACTATAAATAGGGACACAGTACCGTGCATAAGGTGACCTTTTGGAGTCAGTGAGAGAGACCCAGCGCTCAGACTCCAAAGCTATTTTAATCTCACCTTCGTATCCAGTTCTGTAAGGTCGAAGGTAAGCATGTAAACAACTTTTATCATATGTGACAATGAACAAGGAAAAATGGATTGGTTTTGGCTAAGTAGATTTACTGAATTATCATTATTCTTTTACACCTTCTCCCTGTTCGTTAGCCTTTCAAGGTTAACGAATGGGAGCAGGATCAATCTTTTcatatgtgttgccttgtttttttaTCTCTTTCaggaataaaacatgagtgaacaaCATTCCCCACCACACATCCTTCGTTGTCCTCATCCTGTCTTTCCTCCCATGTCAGATGGCACTACTTCTACCATCATGGCGTCAATTCTCATACACCAAGTTGTCATGATTCGATTGACCGAATCTAATTTCCTCCCATGGCGTGCTTAGCACCTTTCATATCTACGGAGATTGAAGCTTCTGAGATGCCTTGATGGAAATGCCGCCCCTAAAAAGAAGATCGCCGCATCGACGGCCGCGAGTGAATGTGAAGTTCCAAATTCTGACGTATGCTAGCTAGTATAGTCAAGATCAACAGTTGTTGAGTGGCATTCTCTCGTCGAGGACCGAGGAATTTCTTCAGGACGTTACCAGTGCCATGTCTTCCAAGAAGGTCAAATACTCCCTCTAGAAGAAATGGGGCAAGCTATTTCGCTTAGTAAGTTCATACGCTGTTTAAAAGTGGTAGACAGTATATCAAAACCACTAATGCTACACTACGATAATGAACCAGCAACATATTACTTTTATAACAACAAGTCAAGTGTTTACTGCTAAACACATTGACATTAAGTGTTAGATTATAAATGAGAAAGCCCGCTGTCAAACAATTGAAGTTGGGCATATGAAAATAGAACAAATGTTTATGGATCCGATGACTAAAGGGTTTCCACCAAGTGTGTTTAGAAAACACATAGACGATATGGATTTAATGGAGCGCCTATGTTTCTAGATTAAGGGGTCATAAATACAACCACCACCACCCTTAAGAATAAGTTCTCTTCTTAATTTGATATATAAAGGTATACTATAGTCATTGAATTCATTGTGTATAACATGCTGTTGTAGTGCCTTTGTCTTAATGTACTGATCTATTGATCTATTAAGAAGTGGAGAATAAAGCTAAAAATAAATTGTTAAGAAAGTAAGTTTATAAGTATATAAAAGGTCAAGCAAAGAGAACGTTAGATCGATCTCATCCAGTTCGGTCAAAGGACCAAAACCGGACTCAAAACTCCGCGTCTTGATGACGAGAGCACCAACCTTATGGTTGTGGCTCTCTTTCGCACCGTGTGTATTAATAGGGACAGAGGAAGATGATAAGTAAACCAACATTGTGTGGAGCTAGCTACATCACCCCTCCCTAATAGCTTCGCGGTTTGATCTAGCCTGTAACAGCTTTTTTTTCACCACACAACAGCGATGTACATCTTTTATCCACGACCATATAAATACAACATGTCAAAACTGTAACGGTTTTCCACCTCATCTAGCTGTACGTGGGTGCTTGACGCCCGGAGGACTAGAGGAACACGTAATACTTGCACTTGCACCTCCCCGATGTGATGAGCAGTACGTATATATGTCGGTGATGGGAGTGGCTGGTTACATCGAAATTCACGATTCACGCAACAACAAAAAACCATGCATGTTTGAAATTTGTGATCCGAAAAATCAAACACACTGCACGCTGTTGGATTGGCAGGACAGGATCGGAGCGTCCGGACGTGGCGGCCGGTCGTTCTCGCATCCGTTGGGCCAGCCAGTGCGTGTGGGGCACGTCCATCCTCTTCCTTCACCTACCACCGGTTGTACCTCTCATGATGACTTGGGGGAGAAAACAAGTGTACACACTTACACACGCATGCATTACAAAAATAtatgtgagctttagcatcatatCTCAgctctagctagctagctagctatcaTATCATAAAATTCATAATCCTAGTTCCTAAAAATCGTATTCACTGTCATTTGTAGCCACTAAAACTATACACACCCGGCCGGGTATGTGTTGGGGTTAGGCCTATATATACTCGTGCTGCCATGTCTCCACACATTCCATCGGTcgtgaaaagaaaaagggaaacaaACCAAGCTagagaaaagaagaaggtacTACATACTAGCTAGCTAGCTTAGCTATGGGCACCATCGTCGACGCTGACGTCGGGTTCGCGGTGAAGAGGACGAGCAGGTCGCTGGTGCCGCCTGCGTCGGCGACGCCGCGGGAGACGCTGCGGCTGTCGGTGATCGACCGCGTGGCGGGGCTGCGCCACCTGGTGCGGTCGCTGCACGTGTTCGCCGCGGGCGGCGACAAGAAGCGGCAGCAGGCGACGGCGACGCCGGCCAAGGCGCTGCGGGAGGCGCTGGGGAAGGCGCTGGTGGACTACTACCCGTTCGCGGGGCGGTTCGTGGTGGTGGACGCGGAGGGCGGCGGGGAGACGCGGGTGGCGTGCACCGGCGAGGGCGCCTGGTTCGTGGAGGCCAACGCCGCGTGCTCGCTCGAGGAGGCCCGCCACCTCGACCACCCCATGCTCATCCCCAAGGAGCAGCTGCTGCCGGAGCCCTCGCCGGACGTCAACCCGCTGGACATGCCGCTCATGATGCAGGTCTGCCTGTCTGTCTTTCGCTAGCTTACATGTCAAAAGAATTTCCGCTCATGATGCTGCTACTCGGTCGGTCGTGCTGATGCCATGGTGATTGAGCTGAGCGATCATCTCTGCGGATGCTCGGTCAGAGCATATATTAGCTTTAATAATTAAGACGAGCACCCGCGGTCGAGATTGGCATCTCCTACCTGCCTACCATACCACCACGTAGCAGTAGCACCACTCATCACTAACCAAGTACATACCTTTGATGGATGCGTCAGAGACGACAGAGCTATCTTAACCACAAGCTACTTGGTTCCAAACTATAAATTGATGACATGTGCCATACGTAATGTTTACTTCATATATGCGTGTAATTGGTTGTGAGGTCGTTGTGTTGTATATTCACCACGTACGTATCTGCAGGTGACGGAGTTCTCGTGCGGCGGCTTCGTGGTGGGGCTCATCTCCGTGCACACGATCGCGGACGGCCTGGGCGCGGGGCAGTTCATCAACACGGTGGCGGCGTACGCGCGGGGCGCCACGTCCGCCACGCCCAAACCCGTGTGGGCGCGCGACGTGATCCCGGACCCGCCCAAGatgccggcgccgccgccgcgcctggACCTGCTGGACCTGCGCTACTTCACGGCGGACCTGAGCCCGGACCACATCGGCAAGGTGAAGGCGCGGTACCTGGAGTCGACGGGGCAGCGCTGCTCGGCGTTCGACGTGTGCGTGGCGCGCACGTGGCAGGCCCGCGTGCGCGCGCTGCGGCTCCCCGACCCGGCCGCGCCCGTGCACGTCTGCTTCTTCGCCAACACCCGCCACCTGCTTCCGGCGGCGGCCACGGCCGGGTTCTACGGCAACTGCTTCTACACGGTGAAGGCGacgcgggcgagcggggaggtGGCGGCGGCCGACGTGGTGGACGTGGTGCGCGCCATCCGCGACGCCAAGGCGAGGCTGGGCGCCGACTTCGCgcgctgggcggcgggcggcttcgaccgcgaccCCTACGAGCTCACCTTCACCTACGACTCGCTCTTCGTCTCCGACTGGACGCGCCTCGGCTTCCTCGAGGCGGACTACGGCTGGGGCACCCCGACACACGTCCTGCCCTTCTCCTACCACCCGTTCATGGCCGTCGCCGTCATCGGCGCCCCGCCTAAGCCCAAGCCCGGCGCCCGCATCATGACCATGTGCGTCCAGGAGCAGCACCTGCCCGAGTTCCAGGAGCAGATGATGAGCCAGCAGGCCGCCTAGGCTAGCTCCTTCCTGATCATCCCATCACCATGTTCATCTATATCGTCATCGTCATCATGCATGCGCGTGCACGTTTGGAATATTTGTTAATCAATCAATAACGGTGAGGTGAGGTTGCTATTATATGAAGTAGTAGTAACACCTCAACAACAACAACCCAATGCAATGGGAACTCGCGTGTAATTTGCTCCTTCTTCTTCAAATATAATTCCGCCTCAATTGTATGTATGTATTACGTCTGTCTGTCTGTAAAAACTAAAGCTTTTTGTTTCTTTACATACACGGCGCCTGTAGCAAGCAATTCACAGACGACCATGAACGAAAGGAAGCTCCTTGATTTGACACTGAGTAGAcaggcagagagagagagagaaagagtagTTGGCAGGATTTGACTCATGATCGTGTCTGCCGAGCTAACGAAACGGAGAGCACGATACTAAAATGGACGCTAGTAACGAAGATAGCTAGcctataaaatatatatatatgataatcTATCTATAGATGTCGGCCGGGTGCCTACCAAAAGTCTGAAACTGAAAGTGTCGAGTCGTCTGTCGTCCTATGCAGCTATGCTCTCTGACGACAAGCTGCCGCCGGCGTGACGTGTGCAGCCACGAACATCACAGGAGCACAGCTGGGTTTCTTCTTTCCCTTCTCGACGTTCTCCCTCGACGACACGTTGACGCTCGAGATTTGTCGGGTTTTTTTTTTGTGAGTTGTTAAAGTAGAACGAGTTTGAACAGCTtcagttttcttttctttttctctcccccccCCCACCCCCCACTGATGACGCATGCATATCGTGCTAGTATGAACTATATAGAGAGAGTTGCAGATGTGCATGGAGTTGTAAGGGTTCTTTtttaaaaaagaaagaaaaggtcaaATATATATGTTCTAACGGAATTTGCGTCGTTTCAAAAAAAAACATGTATGGTGTATTGGTGTTTTAACCTACTTCACCTTCCTTGTCTGAAAGCCAATATGAGAGGCAAAAAAGATGATGTTTGTGAATACATGGTCGTTGACATGTGTGCACGGTGTTTAATATTACTCCCTTCTTTGTCCCCAAATTAAACTTCGTCTTGGAGTGCTAATGGATTCATATACAATACTTGATGtatgttttatatatgtgtctaaaTTCATCACCATTTATTTGAGTATATATAGAGATAAAACACCAAGAGCTAAAACGAATACTATTTTTTGGACGGACTGATAAAATGTCTAGGCTAATGAGTGTTTATATACAAGTACTAATCACATGGGATGTTTGGATGCTAGTAGAGAGTATAAAATATAATCCAATTACAAAACTGGCCAGAAATAAATGGCTAGACGAATCTATTAAGCCTAATTAGTCCATGATTCTTCCATGTCACGCTACAATAATAAACATTTGTTAATCATGGATTAATTAGAGCAATCATAATCAAGAAACTACTAAATGATTTTTATAGCTGCCAGTTCACTAAGAAATCACTTATAGAAACTATAAGTTTCAATGCAATTTTCTTTCTCATTAATTTTCTTGTCATACAATAACAATGGTTTCTCATAGAGGAGACCATTTCCTTCTCTTTCTCATTAATTTTCTTGTCATGTCACCAAATTGCTTATGTGTGGCAGCTAAATTAATGCTATAGAAATTAGATGACGTGGAGGGTTGGAACTGCTCTTAGGATTCACAAATTTATCTCACCATTTAGTCTTCATGCGCGTAGTTAGTTTTCTGATTAcactatatttaatacttataATTGACATTTAGATATCCGATGTGATACATACTAAACTTGTGCGTGATGTTCAATTTTGGTACATTGTCTAGGCTAAACTATTTCTTGTACAATAAACTTCCTAGTATATTGAGTTATAGATCTATTTTGTAACATTCTATATCAACTTAGAAAACCTAGTATATACTCCATCCTATAAATGGTTGAACGTTTTATGTTGGACCTATGGATGGTGCAATGCTTCCAAGCACCTTTGAGCATGAATGTGGTAATCAGAGTCGCTAATTAGACTCAAGAATGCAGCCACCACAGTCCTATAGATACGTCCTCATAAATGAATTTTCTAGCTAGCCATATAATTGTTAAGAAGTTCAGCAAGACATACCATGCCCTATGAAAAGCACAAGTTCCGGGCATGTTGCGACCATGCAAGGAGCACACCTAGAAAGCCACCTCAACAGGGCATATGGGATGACGATTTGCTATGTTGTCATTATTATCGATGTGCTTCTGAGATTTTTCGTTAGACCCACAAATCATAGGCATATATGGATCAAAAAATTATAGGAAAAAATAGGGGTGTTTAGGACTCCTCCAAGATTACAATATAACTTTAAATAGTTTTAAAATATTTTAAATACAAACGATAAGAAATGACTTA harbors:
- the LOC100283365 gene encoding 3-N-debenzoyl-2-deoxytaxol N-benzoyltransferase; the encoded protein is MGTIVDADVGFAVKRTSRSLVPPASATPRETLRLSVIDRVAGLRHLVRSLHVFAAGGDKKRQQATATPAKALREALGKALVDYYPFAGRFVVVDAEGGGETRVACTGEGAWFVEANAACSLEEARHLDHPMLIPKEQLLPEPSPDVNPLDMPLMMQVTEFSCGGFVVGLISVHTIADGLGAGQFINTVAAYARGATSATPKPVWARDVIPDPPKMPAPPPRLDLLDLRYFTADLSPDHIGKVKARYLESTGQRCSAFDVCVARTWQARVRALRLPDPAAPVHVCFFANTRHLLPAAATAGFYGNCFYTVKATRASGEVAAADVVDVVRAIRDAKARLGADFARWAAGGFDRDPYELTFTYDSLFVSDWTRLGFLEADYGWGTPTHVLPFSYHPFMAVAVIGAPPKPKPGARIMTMCVQEQHLPEFQEQMMSQQAA